The sequence GCGCGTGCTGGCACCCGACTGGCTGGCCGAGGTGCGCGGCGCGTTTGCCGAGGAGCTGACGCCGGCCGGCGTCGCGTGCCACTACGTGGGCCGAGAGGCGCCGCCCGCGGGCGCCGGAGGCGGACGGCCGTGACGCGCGCCCTGCGCTCCCTCTGGATCTGGTTTGTCACCACCGCCTGCCTGGTGATCGGCTGGCCGACCATGTTGATCGTCCGGCTGACGGAACGGGATCCCGCCCGCTACCGCACCGGCTGGACCTTCCGCCGCATCGGCCACGTCATCGGCCGCAGCAACCCGACCTGGCGGCTGCACCTCGGCGGGACGGAGCATATCGGCGATCCCCGCCGGCCGTACGTGGTGGTGAGCAACCACCAGTCGCTGGCGGACATCCCGCTGATCAGCCACGTCCCCATGGAGATGAAGTGGATGGCCAAGGCGTCGCTGTTCCAGGTGCCGCTTCTCGGCTGGATGATGCGTCTGGCCGGCGACATCCCCGTGGACCGTGCCGACCGCCGCTCCGGTGCCCGGGCGCTGCTTGCCGCCCGGCGCACCCTGGCCAACCGCTGCTCAGTGATCTTTTTCCCGGAAGGCACCCGTTCCCGCGACGGCCGGATCGGAGCGTTCAACGAGGGTGCCTTCCTGCTCGCCATCAAGGCCGGCGTGCCCGTCCTGCCCATCGCCGTCGACGGCTCCAGCGACTGCCTGCCCAAACATAGCTGGATGTTCGGCGACGTGCAGGACATCCGCCTCCAGTTGCTGCCGCCGGTGCCGACCGCCGGCCTCGCGCCCCGCGACGCCGGGATGCTGCGCGACCGGGTGCGCGCCGCCATCGTGGCCCAGGTGGCCGCCTGGCGCGGTGTTCCGCCGGCGGACGTGGACGGGTGGCGCGACGGCATCCCGCATAAATCCGCTGGCCAGCGCAATGAGACGTCGGCATAACTTCCAGATCGCCAAGTGATTGAATCGGTCATCTCCTTCCCACGGCGGATATTTCCGACAGATCCGGGAAAGGGCGGCGGCGCTTCCGTTTGATCAGGTGAGAGCGCCGGGAAGGAGGTGGCCGTGCTTTGCCAGGTGATCAGCGCCGCGCTGTATGGCCTCGACGCCCATCCGGTCACGGTGGAGGTGGACATCTGTCCGGGGCCGAAGTCGCGGATGATGACGGTGGGGCTGCCCGACGCGGCCGTGAAGGAGAGCCGCGAGCGGGTGCTGGCGGCCGTTAAAAATTCGGGCTTTCTCGAGCCCGAGGACAACATCACCGTCAACCT comes from Acidobacteriota bacterium and encodes:
- a CDS encoding 1-acyl-sn-glycerol-3-phosphate acyltransferase; protein product: MTRALRSLWIWFVTTACLVIGWPTMLIVRLTERDPARYRTGWTFRRIGHVIGRSNPTWRLHLGGTEHIGDPRRPYVVVSNHQSLADIPLISHVPMEMKWMAKASLFQVPLLGWMMRLAGDIPVDRADRRSGARALLAARRTLANRCSVIFFPEGTRSRDGRIGAFNEGAFLLAIKAGVPVLPIAVDGSSDCLPKHSWMFGDVQDIRLQLLPPVPTAGLAPRDAGMLRDRVRAAIVAQVAAWRGVPPADVDGWRDGIPHKSAGQRNETSA